A window of Tursiops truncatus isolate mTurTru1 chromosome 8, mTurTru1.mat.Y, whole genome shotgun sequence contains these coding sequences:
- the UPK2 gene encoding uroplakin-2 has product MASPLPVQTLSLILILLAVLAPRAAADFNISSLSGLLSPALTESLLVALPPCHLTGGNATLMVRRANDSKVVKSSFVMPPCRGRRELVSVVDSGSGFTVTRLSAYQMTNLVPGTKYYISYLVTKGASTESSREVPMSTLPRRKAESIGLGMARTGGMVVITVLLSVAMFLLVLGFIIALALGAQK; this is encoded by the exons ATGGCATCTCCGCTGCCTGTCCAGACCTTGTCCTTGATCCTGATTCTGCTGGCTGTCCTGGCCCCCAGGGCTGCAG CCGACTTCAACATCTCAAGTCTCTCTGGTCTGCTGTCCCCAGCGCTGACGGAAAGCCTGCTAGTTGCCCTGCCCCCCTGTCACCTCACAGGGGGCAATGCCACACTGATGGTCCGGAGAGCCAATGACAGCAAAG TGGTGAAATCTAGCTTCGTGATGCCTCCATGCCGCGGACGCAGGGAGCTGGTGAGTGTGGTGGACAGTGGGTCTGGCTTCACGGTCACCCGGCTCAGCGCGTACCAGATGACAAACCTAGTACCAGGAACCAAATACTA CATTTCCTACCTAGTGACGAAGGGGGCATCCACTGAGTCCAGTAGAGAGGTCCCAATGTCCACACTTCCTC gaaggaaggcagaatcTATTGGGCTGGGAATGGCCCGGACGGGGGGCATGGTGGTCATCACGGTGCTGCTCTCTGTAGCCATGTTCCTGCTGGTTCTGGGCTTCATCATCGCCCTGGCACTGGGTGCCCAAAAGTGA